Sequence from the Gemmatimonadales bacterium genome:
CGCGGCGATGAAGGGGGGGAAGTCCATCCGCCACCACTGCAGGTGGCGCCCCATGGCGAGGTAAAGAAATTCGTCCCGGTGAAACTCGTATGGCCCGAAGCCGCTGGCAGCGACGTGGGCGACCAGGACGGCAATTGCAGTTGCCCACACGACCCACACAAGGGGGCGCACTGTGCCCGGGCGGGACCTCGCCGCCTGCTCAGGCAATGGTCGGTGAGGTGATCGGCGGCGTCCGGCCGGCGAATTCGAATGGTCCTGTCGCGTCGTCCTGCCCCGCGACGTGCAGCTCGCCGGTGAATCCGGCCGCTTCGAGCGCGGGCGCGACGGCCCCGTGCGCGTGGTCGCGCGTGTTGCACCGGGCGCTCAGGTGCGCCAGCACGACGACGGCGAGGTCGGGGTGGACGAGGTCGGCAAGAAGTTCGGCTGCCACCCGGTTGGAGAGGTGCCCGCCGGCCCCCGCGATGCGCTGCTGGACCACGGGCGGATATCCGCTGGTACGCAGCAGCACGTCGTCATGGTTGGCCTCGAGGACCAGCGCCGTGCGCGCCCGCAGGAGGTACCGCACGGCCGCGGTCGGCCGGCCGAGGTCGTAGGCGACGCCGATGCTTGCGGTCGAGGTGGAGATGGCGAGCGCCACCGGCTCCATCGCGTCGTGGCTCGTTTCGGCTGAATCGATCCGGAAGGGCCCGAGCTCGACGGTGGTGGTCATCGAGAGCGGGGCGTGCCGTGCCTTGCCCAGTTTGTCGCGCAGGCGGGCCCAGGTGCCACCGCTGCAGACGATGGGCGCGTCGAGGTCGCGGGCGAGGAGGGGGGCGCCGGAGGTGTGATCGCCGTGCTCGTGGGTCAGCGCGATGCCGACGACCCGATCGAGCGAGACGCCCGCCGCGGCGGCGCGGCGGCGGATTTCCCTGGCGCTGAATCCCACGTCCACCAGGAGCGTGTCACCGTTGTGCTCGATGGCGAGGGCGTTTCCCTTGGAGCCGGAGCCGAGGACAACGAGTCGGGTCACGACCCCGTCAGCCGCCGGTAGGTCGCGGAGAGCGCCGCCGACCGTTCGGGGGTGAGCTCCACCTGGCGACGGGGGAACACCCGGCCGGCGATTTCGAGGAAGCCCGTCTCGGTCACCCGTTCCTCCCCGACCATGCCCCAGGCGAAGGGTGGCACTGACTTGGGGACCGGGCCGCCGAAGACGTTGGCCCCGGCGCCCACAATGGTGCCGGTGCTCAGCATCGTGCCGATGGCCGTCTTGGCGTGATCGGCGATCAGGCTCCCGAGAAACATGCGACCGGTCTCGATCCGCTCGCCGGATGGTTCCAAACGGATTTCACCGTAGGTGTTCTTCAGGTTGGATGTCGTGGTGCCGGCACCAAGATTGACCCAGGCGCCGAGGACGCTGTGTCCAACGAATCCGTCGTGGGCCTTGTTGACATAGCCGTGGAAGACCGATGCGCTGACTTCGCCCCGGACCCGGCACTGCGGGCCGAAGACCGACCCGCGCACATCGCCGCCGAGGATGACGGTCTGGGGGCCGACATAGAGCGGACCTTCGAGCCGTGCGCCGCTGCGTACCTGCGCGCCCTCATCGATGATGATCCCGCCGCCGCGGGTATCGAAGACGACGCCCGGCTCCACGAATCCGCCCAGGATGACGACTTCCGTCGGCTCGCCAATGACGATGGAGCCGCCCGGCAGGTCGTCGCCGCGATTGGCCAGGAGATCGGCGCAGTCGGCGGGGAGCAGGTGCTCGAGCGCGGTCAGGATGTCGTAGGCACCGTGGAGCAGGATCCCGTCGATTTCCTGGGCGTCGCCCTCGTCGTGGGGGGCGGTCCACTCTTCGCCGTCGGCCACCAGCCAGGCCACCGTCTCACCCTCGTGCGTCAGGCGCCGTGCCGCCGGGTCGAGCTCGAGCGGCTCCCCAGTGGGGGCAAACCAGCTGGCCGCCACGATGCACGGCCCCTGCACGGGGGCCATCGGCTGCACCGGCGGTTCCGCGCCCTCGAAGAAGCCGGCGCAGTGGTCCCCGAGAATGAGGGCGGTTTCCGCGTCGAAGAACCCCTCCCACCGGTCGCGGATGCGCCAGATACCGGCGCGGAGTTCCGCCACCGGCCGCACGCCGGCGAAGGGAGCCCAGGCGGCCCCGGGAGCGATCGGCTCAAGCAGGTAGAGTGGCCGGTCAGACATCACGGACCTCGGGGGGGAGGGTGTCGAGGGCTTCCTTGAGCCGCGCGGCGTCGGCGCGATTCATGACGAGGATCCGGCCGTTGGCGCGCACCACCACGATGTCCCGGACGCCGAAGAGCACGATCGGATCGCCGTCGGTCCAGGCGATGCAGTCCTCGGCGCCGTGGGCATGGACAGGCCCGACAAGCACGTTCCCGCCGGCGTCGTGCTCGCGGACCCTTGCGAGTGCTTCCCACGTGCCCACGTCGTCCCAGTGAAAAGCGCCGGCCACCACCGCCACGGCGTTGCTCCGTTCGAGCACGCCGACGTCGATCGAGACCGGCGTGACCATCGAGAAGAAGCGCGATACGTCACCGGCGCGCAGCGCGGCGAGCGCCACCGACAGCTCCGGGGTGTGCCGTTCGACCTCGGCGCGGAGCCGGGCCGCCGTCCACGCGAAGAGACCGCTGTTCCAGAGGGCACCGGCCGCGATGAGGTCGAGGGCGCGGGCCGCCTCCGGCTTTTCGACGAAGCGCGCCACCCGGCGTGCCGTGGCGTCGAGCTCGGGGCCCGGCACGATGTAGCCGTAGCCCGTCTCCGGCCGCGACGGTACCATGCCGACGGTCACCAGCCGGTCGTGCTTGCGGGCGCTCTCGAGTGCGGCGACGGCGGTATGGCGGAATGCCTCCGGATCCCTGATGACCCAGTCGGCGTGCAGCGAGAGGACTTCGGCGTCGGGATCGCGGCGCTGCGCCTCGAGCGTGGCCCAGAGCAGCGCCGGACCGGTGGAGGCCGCGCGCGGCTCGACCAAAATGTTTTCG
This genomic interval carries:
- a CDS encoding MBL fold metallo-hydrolase encodes the protein MTRLVVLGSGSKGNALAIEHNGDTLLVDVGFSAREIRRRAAAAGVSLDRVVGIALTHEHGDHTSGAPLLARDLDAPIVCSGGTWARLRDKLGKARHAPLSMTTTVELGPFRIDSAETSHDAMEPVALAISTSTASIGVAYDLGRPTAAVRYLLRARTALVLEANHDDVLLRTSGYPPVVQQRIAGAGGHLSNRVAAELLADLVHPDLAVVVLAHLSARCNTRDHAHGAVAPALEAAGFTGELHVAGQDDATGPFEFAGRTPPITSPTIA
- a CDS encoding sugar phosphate nucleotidyltransferase, which produces MRWAVLLAGGSGTRFWPLSTPAHPKQLLPLAGPRSTAEEAVERLAGLVDPAHVLVVTGEALAGPLRKALPLPPENILVEPRAASTGPALLWATLEAQRRDPDAEVLSLHADWVIRDPEAFRHTAVAALESARKHDRLVTVGMVPSRPETGYGYIVPGPELDATARRVARFVEKPEAARALDLIAAGALWNSGLFAWTAARLRAEVERHTPELSVALAALRAGDVSRFFSMVTPVSIDVGVLERSNAVAVVAGAFHWDDVGTWEALARVREHDAGGNVLVGPVHAHGAEDCIAWTDGDPIVLFGVRDIVVVRANGRILVMNRADAARLKEALDTLPPEVRDV
- a CDS encoding putative sugar nucleotidyl transferase, translated to MSDRPLYLLEPIAPGAAWAPFAGVRPVAELRAGIWRIRDRWEGFFDAETALILGDHCAGFFEGAEPPVQPMAPVQGPCIVAASWFAPTGEPLELDPAARRLTHEGETVAWLVADGEEWTAPHDEGDAQEIDGILLHGAYDILTALEHLLPADCADLLANRGDDLPGGSIVIGEPTEVVILGGFVEPGVVFDTRGGGIIIDEGAQVRSGARLEGPLYVGPQTVILGGDVRGSVFGPQCRVRGEVSASVFHGYVNKAHDGFVGHSVLGAWVNLGAGTTTSNLKNTYGEIRLEPSGERIETGRMFLGSLIADHAKTAIGTMLSTGTIVGAGANVFGGPVPKSVPPFAWGMVGEERVTETGFLEIAGRVFPRRQVELTPERSAALSATYRRLTGS